In Ectothiorhodospira sp. BSL-9, a single window of DNA contains:
- a CDS encoding carbon storage regulator has translation MKIIDLTINDRLHIGDDVVIEPLKRSGGQVKLGISAPLDVEIFRQELYEHIQMLEGTECQAPGQ, from the coding sequence ATGAAGATCATCGATCTAACCATCAACGACCGCCTCCATATCGGTGACGATGTGGTTATCGAACCATTGAAGCGGAGTGGAGGACAGGTGAAGCTCGGTATTTCCGCACCACTTGATGTAGAGATCTTTCGCCAAGAGTTGTATGAGCACATTCAGATGCTGGAAGGGACCGAATGTCAAGCACCTGGACAATGA